The following are encoded together in the Candidatus Atribacteria bacterium ADurb.Bin276 genome:
- the thiE gene encoding Thiamine-phosphate synthase gives MIDYSLYVITDRDLPRNRTLIEVIEEVIQGGATIIQLREKNLPTRIFFENAQTVRKITKTTGIPLIINDRLDIALAVGADGVHLGDEDLPLRYAREIAPHFIIGYSADSVHQAQKAEEDGANYLGVGSVFPTQTKIDAGMAIGTKRLREIKTAVSIPVIAIGGITLENLPEVIQSGVDGVAVVSAIVAADSPFETTKRFRYIIDTFRKGKTCQP, from the coding sequence ATGATTGATTATTCTTTATATGTGATTACTGATCGAGATTTACCGAGAAATAGAACCCTAATCGAAGTGATTGAGGAAGTTATCCAGGGGGGCGCCACAATCATTCAATTACGCGAAAAAAACCTTCCAACCCGGATCTTTTTTGAGAATGCACAAACGGTTCGAAAAATTACCAAAACAACTGGAATTCCATTGATCATTAATGATCGTCTGGATATTGCTTTAGCAGTGGGCGCCGATGGTGTACATCTCGGTGATGAGGATTTGCCTTTAAGATATGCTCGGGAAATTGCTCCTCATTTTATTATTGGCTATTCGGCTGATTCAGTCCATCAAGCCCAAAAAGCTGAAGAGGATGGAGCTAATTACCTGGGGGTCGGAAGTGTTTTTCCTACTCAAACAAAGATCGATGCCGGCATGGCTATTGGTACCAAACGGTTGAGGGAGATTAAAACGGCGGTTTCGATACCGGTCATTGCTATTGGCGGTATTACCTTAGAAAATCTTCCCGAAGTAATCCAATCCGGAGTTGATGGAGTGGCAGTCGTCTCAGCAATAGTTGCTGCTGACTCGCCTTTTGAAACAACGAAAAGATTTCGATACATAATTGATACATTTAGAAAGGGGAAAACATGTCAACCCTAA